A DNA window from Trichosurus vulpecula isolate mTriVul1 chromosome 2, mTriVul1.pri, whole genome shotgun sequence contains the following coding sequences:
- the LOC118836988 gene encoding olfactory receptor 10S1-like — protein sequence METKWPNKTLVTHFILEGLANTSEYPIFFFFLFFLIYTITVVGNFFILLTVSWDPHLHSPMYHFLGHLSFLDACLSTVTVPKVLAGLLTPEGKVISFGGCAIQLYSFHFLASTECFLYTVMAYDRYLAISQPLRYPVVMSQKVCAGLAGATWATGAIHSAIHTSLTFHLPYCGPSHIVYFFCDIPPVLKLACTETALNELVMLANIGIVAAGCLLLIIISYVFIVASVLRIRTSDGCHQAFSTCTAHLTVVFLYYIPPICIYIQPHSSGAEIGAPAIFYTIVTPMLNPFIYTLRNKEVKRALRRLLCHGPRESPAISPPL from the coding sequence ATGGAGACAAAATGGCCAAACAAAACACTGGTGACCCACTTCATTCTGGAGGGGTTGGCAAACACATCAGAGTACcccatatttttcttcttcctcttcttcctcatctacaCGATCACTGTGGTGGGGAACTTTTTCATCCTACTGACAGTGAGCTGGGATCCTCACCTCCACTCTCCCATGTACCACTTTCTGGGCCACCTGTCGTTCCTGGATGCTTGTCTGTCCACAGTGACTGTGCCCAAGGTCCTGGCAGGGCTCTTAACTCCAGAAGGAAAGGTGATATCCTTTGGGGGCTGTGCTATACAGCTCTATTCCTTCCACTTCCTGGCTAGTACTGAATGTTTCCTCTATACTGTCATGGCCTATGACCGCTATTTGGCCATCAGTCAGCCATTGCGATACCCAGTTGTCATGAGTCAGAAGGTGTGTGCGGGGTTGGCAGGGGCTACGTGGGCCACTGGTGCCATACACTCTGCTATCCATACCTCCCTCACCTTCCACCTGCCCTATTGTGGGCCTTCCCACATTGTCTACTTCTTCTGTGACATCCCTCCTGTCCTGAAGCTGGCTTGTACAGAGACTGCCCTCAATGAACTGGTCATGCTGGCTAACATTGGCATTGTTGCAGCAGGCTGCCTGTTACTCATCATCATCTCCTATGTCTTCATTGTGGCATCTGTGCTGAGGATTCGCACTTCAGATGGCTGCCACCAGGCCTTTTCTACCTGCACAGCACACCTTACAGTGGTATTTCTGTACTATATACCACCCATATGTATCTACATTCAGCCACACTCCAGTGGGGCAGAGATAGGAGCCCCAGCCATCTTCTACACAATTGTTACCCCCAtgctcaaccccttcatttacaCCTTGAGGAATAAGGAAGTGAAAAGGGCTCTAAGAAGACTTCTATGCCATGGACCTAGAGAGTCACCAGCTATTAGTCCACCCCTGTGA
- the LOC118839617 gene encoding olfactory receptor 10G6, whose translation MYKAQCHRRGPEFSLLPVSLPTGVNIKAMQSGNQTFVTHFILVGLHHHPKLGVPLFLIFLAIYILTISGNGLIILTILVDARLHRPMYWFLCHLSFLDMTISCAIVPKMLAGFLLDSKVISFGGCVIQLFSFHFLGCTECFLYTLMAYDRFLAICKPLHYATIMTRSVCNCLALGTWLGGSLHSIFQTCFMFRLPFCGPNHVDYFFCDIPAMLRLACADTVINELVTFVDIGFLALTCFVLILTSYGYIVAAILRIRSADGRRNAFSTCAAHLTVVIVYYVPCTFIYLRPGSQEPLDGVVAVFYTVITPLLNPIIYTLRNKEMKSALWRLGGHREVQPH comes from the coding sequence ATGTATAAGGCTCAATGCCATAGGAGAGGTCCTGAATTCTCCCTCTTGCCAGTTTCTTTACCAACAGGAGTGAACATCAAGGCAATGCAAAGTGGCAACCAAACCTTTGTTACCCATTTCATCCTGGTTGGCCTTCACCATCACCCCAAGCTTGGTGTCccactcttcctcatcttccttgcCATCTACATCCTCACCATCTCTGGTAATGGGCTAATCATCCTCACTATACTAGTTGATGCTCGGCTTCATCGACCCATGTACTGGTTTCTATGCCACCTCTCTTTTCTGGATATGACCATCTCTTGTGCCATTGTTCCCAAGATGCTGGCTGGCTTCCTGTTGGACAGTAAGGTCATCTCCTTTGGAGGCTGTGTGATTCAACTCTTCTCTTTCCACTTCTTGGGGTGCACTGAATGTTTCCTCTATACCCTCATGGCTTACGACCGCTTTCTTGCCATCTGTAAACCCTTGCATTATGCTACCATCATGACCCGAAGTGTCTGTAATTGTCTGGCTTTGGGCACTTGGCTGGGTGGCTCTCTCCATTCAATCTTTCAGACTTGCTTCATGTTCCGTCTACCTTTCTGTGGCCCCAATCACGTTGACTATTTCTTCTGTGACATTCCTGCCATGCTGCGGCTTGCCTGTGCTGACACTGTCATCAATGAGCTGGTCACCTTTGTGGACATTGGTTTCTTGGCCCTTACCTGCTTTGTGCTTATTCTCACCTCCTATGGTTATATTGTAGCTGCCATCCTACGCATCCGCTCTGCTGATGGGCGTCGCAATGCCTTCTCTACCTGTGCTGCACACCTAACTGTTGTCATTGTCTACTACGTGCCCTGTACTTTCATCTATCTGCGCCCTGGCTCCCAGGAGCCACTGGATGGGGTAGTGGCTGTTTTCTACACAGTCATTACACCTCTGCTCAATCCCATCATCTATACACTCCGTAACAAGGAGATGAAGTCAGCATTGTGGAGGTTGGGGGGGCATAGGGAAGTGCAGCCTCATTGA